A genomic stretch from Cryomorphaceae bacterium 1068 includes:
- the der gene encoding ribosome biogenesis GTPase Der, with the protein MPNIVAIVGRPNVGKSTLFNRLTETRDAVVDPTSGVTRDRHYGKAEWTGWEFSVIDTGGYTVNSEDVFEEEIKKQVELAIEECSSIIFLNDVTTGITDHDEAIAALLRKSDKPILTVANKVDTNDRIVQASEFYSYGLGEVYCVSAANGGGTGDLLDALVATFPEKIQEPEDDIPKISVVGKPNVGKSSFINALLGKERNIVTDQAGTTRDSVFTRYNAYGFDFNLVDTAGIRKRSKVHEDIEFYSVLRSVRSIENSDVCILILDATEGIQKQDLNIFNMIEKNGKGVVILVNKWDLVEKDTNSTKVYEDKIRDRIAPFNDVPIVFTSALTKQRIHKAIEEALSVYDRLKTRIPTSKLNEVFQPIFEFRQPPAYKGKYIRIKYLMQLPTSKVAFAFYCNLPQYIKEPYRRFLENQFRENFNLEGIPIMIFFRKK; encoded by the coding sequence ATGCCCAATATAGTTGCAATAGTAGGAAGACCCAATGTGGGCAAATCCACTCTTTTCAATCGCCTAACCGAGACGAGAGATGCGGTAGTAGATCCTACCAGCGGGGTAACCCGAGATCGTCACTACGGTAAAGCTGAATGGACGGGATGGGAATTTTCTGTGATTGATACGGGAGGATATACCGTCAATAGCGAAGATGTCTTCGAGGAGGAGATAAAGAAGCAAGTAGAGTTGGCCATTGAGGAGTGCAGTTCCATTATCTTTTTGAATGACGTTACTACAGGTATCACGGATCATGATGAGGCAATTGCCGCTTTATTGAGAAAATCTGATAAGCCTATTCTAACCGTTGCCAACAAGGTAGATACCAACGATCGTATCGTACAAGCCTCTGAGTTTTACTCTTATGGTTTAGGGGAAGTTTATTGCGTTTCAGCTGCAAATGGTGGAGGAACAGGCGATCTTCTTGATGCTCTGGTTGCTACCTTTCCTGAGAAGATTCAGGAGCCCGAAGATGATATTCCAAAGATTTCGGTAGTTGGAAAACCGAACGTAGGGAAGTCTTCATTCATCAATGCTCTTCTTGGAAAGGAAAGAAACATTGTTACTGATCAAGCCGGTACCACGCGCGATTCGGTATTCACTCGCTATAATGCGTACGGATTTGATTTTAACTTGGTCGATACAGCTGGTATCCGGAAGCGAAGTAAGGTACATGAGGACATCGAGTTTTACTCCGTACTGCGCTCAGTAAGGAGCATTGAAAACAGCGATGTATGTATCCTAATTCTTGATGCTACTGAAGGAATTCAAAAGCAGGACCTCAACATCTTCAATATGATTGAGAAGAACGGGAAAGGTGTTGTGATTCTTGTGAATAAGTGGGATTTGGTGGAAAAGGATACCAACTCCACAAAAGTCTATGAGGACAAAATTCGCGATCGCATTGCTCCGTTCAATGACGTGCCGATAGTATTCACTTCAGCGCTTACTAAGCAGCGAATTCACAAAGCGATTGAAGAAGCTTTGAGCGTTTATGATCGATTGAAAACACGAATTCCCACTTCGAAACTCAACGAAGTATTTCAACCAATTTTTGAGTTTAGACAACCGCCTGCGTACAAAGGGAAGTACATTCGCATAAAATACCTGATGCAATTGCCAACTTCTAAAGTGGCTTTTGCCTTTTACTGCAATCTCCCTCAGTATATTAAGGAACCGTATCGTAGGTTTTTAGAAAATCAATTCAGGGAAAATTTCAACTTAGAAGGAATTCCCATAATGATTTTCTTTAGAAAGAAGTAG
- the metK gene encoding methionine adenosyltransferase produces MPYSFTSESVSEGHPDKIADQISDSILDNFLAFDPTSKVACETLVTTGQVVIAGEVRSDTYVDIQNIARDVITRIGYTKSEYMFEANSCGVLSALHEQSPDIYQGVDRGNPEDQGAGDQGMMFGYATNETDNYMPLALDLSHRILRVLAELRREGKEIPYLRPDAKSQVTIEYNDDHQPQKILSIVVSTQHDEFVMAESNDHATKKKAEADMCGEIRKDLINILMPRVVAQLPHHIQDLFTDDIVYHINPTGKFVIGGPHGDAGLTGRKIIVDTYGGKGAHGGGAFSGKDPSKVDRSAAYASRHIAKNLVAAGVADQVLVQVSYAIGVVEPTGVYIDTYGTSNVNLSNGEIAKKVTDLFDLRPGMIERDLKLRQPIYGESAAYGHMGRTPELVTKTFTRSNGNATVSKEVEVELFTWEKLDRVDDIKKAFGL; encoded by the coding sequence ATGCCTTACTCCTTCACTTCCGAGTCGGTGTCTGAAGGGCACCCGGACAAAATTGCCGATCAGATTTCCGATTCAATTTTGGACAATTTCCTAGCTTTTGACCCAACGTCAAAAGTAGCCTGCGAAACATTAGTTACAACTGGCCAAGTAGTGATCGCCGGAGAGGTGCGATCGGATACGTATGTGGACATTCAGAATATTGCAAGAGATGTCATTACGCGAATTGGTTATACCAAGAGCGAATACATGTTCGAGGCCAATAGCTGTGGTGTATTGAGTGCTCTTCACGAGCAATCACCCGATATCTACCAAGGTGTAGACCGTGGAAACCCTGAGGATCAAGGAGCTGGCGACCAAGGAATGATGTTCGGTTATGCGACTAATGAGACAGATAATTACATGCCGTTGGCATTGGATTTATCACATCGAATTTTGCGCGTACTTGCCGAACTAAGAAGAGAAGGAAAGGAAATTCCATATTTACGTCCTGACGCGAAGTCGCAGGTAACTATTGAGTACAATGACGATCACCAACCTCAGAAAATTTTGTCTATCGTAGTTTCTACCCAGCACGATGAGTTCGTTATGGCTGAATCAAACGATCACGCTACAAAGAAAAAAGCCGAGGCTGATATGTGCGGTGAAATTCGAAAGGATTTGATCAATATATTGATGCCACGAGTGGTAGCACAGCTTCCTCATCACATTCAGGATTTATTCACAGATGACATCGTTTACCACATCAACCCAACAGGTAAATTCGTTATCGGTGGACCACACGGTGATGCAGGATTGACGGGAAGAAAAATAATCGTGGATACTTACGGAGGAAAAGGTGCTCATGGTGGTGGTGCTTTCAGTGGAAAAGACCCTAGTAAAGTAGATCGTTCGGCAGCTTATGCCTCTCGACACATTGCTAAAAACTTAGTAGCAGCAGGAGTGGCCGATCAAGTATTGGTTCAGGTCTCTTATGCCATCGGAGTTGTTGAGCCGACAGGAGTGTATATCGATACTTACGGAACATCAAACGTGAACTTGTCCAATGGTGAAATCGCTAAAAAGGTAACCGATCTATTCGACCTTCGACCCGGAATGATTGAACGCGACCTGAAACTAAGACAACCTATTTACGGAGAGTCTGCAGCTTATGGCCACATGGGAAGAACTCCTGAGTTGGTAACAAAAACATTCACCCGCTCCAACGGAAATGCAACCGTCTCCAAGGAAGTCGAGGTAGAGCTATTCACATGGGAGAAGCTTGACCGTGTGGATGATATCAAAAAAGCTTTTGGCCTTTAA
- the gldA gene encoding gliding motility-associated ABC transporter ATP-binding subunit GldA has protein sequence MSIKVENVSKYYGSQAALKGVSFEVKKGEVVGFLGPNGAGKSTMMKIITTYLPADEGSVDVSGFDVNEKPIDVRKRVGYLPESNPLYHEMYIREYLSFVGGMYGLKNKKQSVEEMIEAVGLSPESHKKIGELSKGYKQRVGLAQAMLHDPEVLILDEPTSGLDPNQLEDIRSLIRKIGKEKSVLLSTHIMQEVEAICDRVIIIKKGEIVADDSMTHLKEEAVSDVVFFHVNGKLNTELIQALPGVTKVKGLGSGQYLVSAEKGNGLTGELSKLASREGLDIEELRKEERRLEDVFKSLTK, from the coding sequence ATGTCGATCAAAGTCGAAAATGTATCAAAGTATTACGGAAGCCAGGCGGCCTTAAAAGGAGTATCTTTTGAAGTAAAGAAAGGTGAAGTAGTAGGATTCTTAGGACCTAATGGTGCAGGTAAGTCAACGATGATGAAAATCATCACCACCTACTTGCCTGCGGATGAAGGCAGCGTTGACGTCTCAGGGTTTGACGTGAATGAAAAGCCTATTGACGTAAGAAAAAGAGTAGGCTACCTCCCTGAGAGCAATCCGCTTTACCACGAAATGTACATTCGCGAATACTTGTCCTTTGTAGGAGGAATGTATGGGTTGAAAAACAAGAAACAGAGTGTGGAGGAAATGATCGAAGCGGTGGGCCTCAGCCCTGAGAGTCATAAAAAGATCGGTGAACTCTCAAAAGGATACAAGCAACGTGTAGGTTTGGCTCAGGCAATGCTTCACGACCCGGAAGTTCTCATACTGGATGAGCCCACATCAGGGCTCGACCCCAATCAATTGGAAGACATTCGATCCTTGATTCGGAAAATCGGAAAGGAGAAATCAGTTTTGCTCAGCACGCACATTATGCAAGAGGTGGAGGCCATTTGTGATCGAGTGATTATCATTAAGAAAGGTGAAATTGTAGCCGATGATAGCATGACTCACCTGAAGGAAGAGGCCGTATCAGACGTTGTGTTTTTCCATGTAAATGGTAAGCTCAATACAGAATTGATTCAAGCCCTTCCCGGAGTGACGAAGGTGAAGGGATTGGGTTCGGGTCAATATTTGGTTTCCGCAGAAAAAGGAAACGGACTAACCGGAGAACTCTCGAAATTGGCTTCACGCGAAGGTCTCGATATTGAAGAGTTACGAAAGGAAGAACGTCGATTGGAAGATGTTTTCAAGTCCTTGACGAAATAG
- the rsgA gene encoding ribosome small subunit-dependent GTPase A encodes MQEGLVIKSTGSWYTVETTQGEIIDCRVRGKLRIKGIRSTNPVAVGDVVDIDGGADSYVILNIHERKNYIVRKSVNLSKQSHIIAANLDLAAIVVTLKNPTTFPTFIDRFCVAAEAYHIPVAVVINKADLLDREELEMANHFLSVYASLGYQTLITSAEAAQGLEEFKNLLENKTVLLTGHSGVGKSRLVNAIDPNLNAKVGEISDFHQMGKHTTTFAQMHHLSFGGYIVDTPGIRGFGLVHFEKEELAGYFPEMRRLLPDCKYYNCIHDNEPGCAVKAALDTGEVARTRYNSYLNMLQETDEQTFRT; translated from the coding sequence ATGCAGGAAGGGCTCGTAATAAAAAGCACAGGCAGTTGGTATACTGTTGAAACAACGCAAGGAGAAATTATAGATTGTCGCGTTAGAGGAAAGCTACGCATTAAAGGCATTCGTTCCACTAATCCTGTTGCCGTTGGTGATGTGGTGGATATAGATGGCGGGGCTGATAGCTATGTCATTTTAAATATTCACGAGCGTAAAAACTACATCGTTCGTAAATCGGTCAATCTTTCTAAGCAAAGTCACATTATAGCGGCCAACTTAGATTTAGCGGCGATCGTTGTTACGTTAAAAAATCCGACGACCTTCCCGACTTTCATCGATCGATTCTGTGTAGCGGCTGAGGCGTACCACATTCCTGTAGCGGTGGTCATCAACAAAGCTGACCTGCTGGATCGAGAAGAGCTTGAGATGGCTAATCATTTTTTAAGTGTCTATGCGAGCTTAGGTTATCAGACCTTAATCACTTCGGCAGAAGCGGCACAAGGACTTGAGGAATTCAAAAACCTCCTCGAAAACAAAACCGTTTTATTGACCGGACATTCTGGCGTTGGAAAATCCAGATTGGTCAATGCCATTGATCCAAACCTCAATGCAAAGGTTGGCGAGATTTCTGATTTCCATCAAATGGGAAAGCATACGACGACCTTTGCACAAATGCATCACCTCAGTTTTGGAGGGTACATTGTGGATACACCTGGGATTCGCGGTTTCGGATTGGTGCATTTTGAAAAAGAAGAATTGGCAGGATATTTCCCCGAAATGCGTCGCCTATTACCTGACTGCAAATACTACAATTGTATTCACGACAATGAACCGGGCTGCGCTGTGAAGGCAGCTTTGGATACTGGAGAAGTGGCGCGAACCCGCTACAACAGTTATTTAAATATGCTCCAAGAAACGGATGAACAAACCTTCAGAACATGA
- the dtd gene encoding D-aminoacyl-tRNA deacylase produces the protein MKAVIQRVRKSKVEIDDEVKGEIGTGLNVLVGVGQDDTEEDANWLAAKIATLRIFNDKDGLMNLSVNEVRGDVLAISQFTLHAKTKKGTRPSYIRAAKPDLAVPLYEHFLKVLQHEVFGRVESGIFGADMKVMIENDGPVTILIDTKNKD, from the coding sequence ATGAAAGCGGTTATTCAGCGGGTGCGAAAATCCAAAGTAGAAATTGACGATGAAGTCAAAGGTGAAATAGGCACCGGACTTAATGTCCTGGTAGGAGTGGGGCAAGATGATACCGAGGAGGATGCTAATTGGCTGGCAGCCAAAATCGCGACTTTGAGAATTTTCAATGACAAAGACGGCCTGATGAACCTCTCGGTGAATGAAGTAAGAGGAGATGTATTGGCGATAAGCCAATTCACCTTGCATGCCAAAACCAAGAAGGGTACAAGACCTTCATACATTCGAGCAGCTAAGCCCGATCTTGCCGTGCCGCTTTACGAGCATTTTTTGAAAGTGCTCCAGCATGAAGTGTTTGGTAGAGTAGAGTCAGGGATTTTCGGTGCTGATATGAAAGTAATGATTGAAAACGATGGGCCCGTGACTATTCTCATCGATACAAAAAACAAAGACTGA
- a CDS encoding nucleotide pyrophosphohydrolase has protein sequence MEIKELQEQVDAWIKQYGVRYFNELTNMAILTEEVGELARIISRRYGEQSEKESDKNKDLGDEMADVLWVLTCLANQTGIDLEKAVQKNFEKKTGRDNKRHFDNPKLKE, from the coding sequence ATGGAGATAAAAGAATTGCAGGAGCAAGTCGATGCGTGGATAAAACAATATGGAGTGCGCTACTTCAATGAGCTGACCAATATGGCCATCCTTACGGAAGAAGTAGGGGAGTTAGCACGTATCATATCTCGACGCTACGGCGAACAGTCAGAGAAAGAAAGCGACAAGAACAAAGACTTGGGAGATGAGATGGCTGATGTGCTTTGGGTGCTGACCTGTCTGGCAAATCAAACAGGGATAGACTTGGAAAAAGCCGTTCAGAAAAACTTTGAAAAGAAGACTGGGCGAGACAACAAAAGACATTTCGATAACCCTAAGTTGAAGGAGTAA
- the atpC gene encoding ATP synthase F1 subunit epsilon: MNVDIITPDESLYSGDATSVTVPGIDGSLGILDRHAPLISALKKGQVKVTDASGKETTFDIDGGVAEVKDNKVIILAE; this comes from the coding sequence ATGAACGTTGACATCATTACACCCGATGAGAGTCTATATTCAGGCGACGCCACTTCTGTGACGGTTCCCGGTATCGACGGAAGTCTGGGTATTCTCGACCGTCACGCTCCGCTTATCTCTGCCCTCAAAAAAGGACAGGTGAAAGTAACCGATGCTTCAGGAAAGGAAACAACCTTTGACATCGACGGTGGCGTGGCTGAAGTGAAAGACAACAAAGTGATCATCTTGGCCGAATAG
- the atpD gene encoding F0F1 ATP synthase subunit beta — protein MAKNTGKVVQVIGPVIDVSFADEQNLPNIYDSLEITRADGSKLVLECQQHVGEDTVRTIAMEATDGIARGTEVVNTGNPIVMPIGEQVKGRLFNVTGDAIDGIGDVSKEGGSPIHRAAPKFENLSTANEILYTGIKVIDLIEPYSKGGKIGLFGGAGVGKTVLIQELINNIAKGYSGLSVFAGVGERTREGNDLLREMLESGIITYGDDFMESMESGGWDLSKVDKEKMKTSQATFVFGQMNEPPGARARVALSGLTMAEYFRDGEEDGQGKDILFFIDNIFRFTQAGSEVSALLGRMPSAVGYQPTLATEMGAMQERITSTKRGSITSVQAVYVPADDLTDPAPATTFSHLDATTVLSRKIAELGIYPAVDPLDSTSRILSREIVGNEHYDCAQRVKETLQRYKELQDIIAILGMDELSEEDKQIVHRARRVQRFLSQPFHVAEQFTGLEGVLVPIEECIKGFNMILDGELDQYPEAAFNLKGNIDDVIEAGEKMLADNK, from the coding sequence ATGGCGAAAAATACCGGTAAAGTAGTCCAGGTCATCGGACCGGTAATTGACGTAAGTTTTGCGGATGAGCAAAATTTGCCGAACATTTATGACTCTTTGGAAATCACAAGAGCTGATGGCTCTAAATTGGTTCTTGAGTGTCAACAACACGTAGGTGAAGATACCGTGCGTACCATCGCAATGGAAGCTACCGACGGAATCGCAAGAGGAACCGAAGTGGTAAACACGGGAAATCCGATTGTAATGCCAATCGGCGAGCAAGTGAAAGGACGCCTCTTCAATGTAACCGGCGATGCCATTGATGGTATTGGCGATGTTTCAAAAGAAGGTGGTTCACCGATTCACCGTGCAGCTCCGAAATTCGAAAATCTTTCGACAGCGAACGAAATTCTATACACCGGTATTAAAGTAATTGACCTTATCGAGCCTTATTCGAAAGGAGGAAAGATTGGTCTCTTCGGTGGTGCGGGAGTTGGTAAAACCGTATTGATTCAGGAGTTGATCAACAATATTGCAAAAGGTTACTCCGGCCTTTCAGTATTCGCAGGAGTAGGTGAAAGAACCCGTGAAGGAAACGACCTTCTTCGCGAGATGCTTGAGTCAGGGATTATCACCTATGGTGATGATTTCATGGAAAGCATGGAAAGCGGTGGATGGGACTTGTCAAAAGTTGACAAGGAGAAAATGAAGACTTCACAAGCCACTTTCGTATTCGGTCAGATGAACGAACCCCCGGGGGCACGTGCACGTGTTGCGCTATCAGGATTGACTATGGCGGAATATTTCCGTGACGGAGAAGAAGACGGACAAGGAAAAGACATCCTTTTCTTCATCGATAACATTTTCCGATTTACCCAAGCAGGTTCTGAGGTATCAGCACTTCTAGGTCGTATGCCATCAGCGGTAGGTTATCAACCTACACTCGCTACTGAGATGGGTGCCATGCAAGAGCGAATTACTTCTACCAAGCGTGGATCGATCACATCTGTACAAGCGGTTTACGTGCCTGCGGATGACTTGACTGACCCTGCACCCGCGACGACATTCTCTCACTTGGATGCAACTACGGTACTTTCGAGAAAGATTGCTGAGCTGGGAATTTATCCTGCGGTGGATCCATTGGATTCAACGTCTCGAATTCTTTCTAGAGAAATCGTAGGAAACGAGCACTATGACTGTGCACAACGGGTGAAAGAAACACTTCAACGCTACAAGGAACTTCAAGACATCATCGCCATTTTGGGTATGGATGAATTGAGTGAAGAGGATAAGCAAATTGTGCACAGAGCACGTCGTGTACAGCGATTCCTTTCGCAACCCTTCCACGTAGCAGAGCAGTTTACAGGTCTTGAAGGTGTATTGGTTCCGATTGAAGAATGTATCAAAGGATTCAACATGATTCTCGATGGAGAGCTAGATCAGTATCCTGAAGCAGCTTTCAACTTGAAAGGAAACATTGACGACGTAATCGAAGCGGGAGAGAAAATGCTCGCTGATAACAAATAA
- a CDS encoding bifunctional riboflavin kinase/FAD synthetase, with amino-acid sequence MEVYHDVADFHPTSGTIVTVGTFDGVHIGHKTIINRINELAKNQNGESVLLTFWPHPRLVLFPDDNELKLLSTLRERIELLRESGIDHLIIHPFSVDFSRITAVEYVRDILVRDLNVSKLVIGYDHHFGRNREGNLEELKSVAPDYGFEVEEISAQEIDDVNVSSTKIRNALLDGDLAKANEFLGYRYSVSGKVIKGQEIGRSIGFPTANLEPDESYKLIPGNGVYSVAVDYDGRIYRGMANLGNRPTVSDSEDRILEVNLFEFDGDLYEKEIKVTFVDRIRDEIKFESLEQLRAQLQKDATVAGRHLDDLSDHDIIY; translated from the coding sequence TTGGAAGTATACCACGATGTTGCCGATTTTCATCCTACCTCTGGTACCATCGTTACGGTGGGAACATTTGATGGAGTTCACATCGGGCATAAAACCATTATCAATCGCATCAATGAATTGGCAAAAAATCAAAACGGCGAATCCGTTCTTTTGACTTTTTGGCCACACCCTAGGTTGGTGCTCTTTCCAGATGATAACGAACTGAAGCTTCTTTCCACCCTTAGAGAAAGAATTGAGCTCTTGAGGGAATCAGGAATTGATCATTTGATCATCCATCCCTTTTCAGTCGATTTTAGTCGGATCACTGCGGTGGAATACGTTCGCGATATTTTGGTGAGAGACCTCAACGTCTCCAAATTAGTCATAGGCTATGACCATCATTTCGGTAGGAACCGTGAGGGTAATTTGGAGGAGCTTAAGAGTGTAGCCCCTGATTACGGTTTTGAAGTAGAGGAGATCTCAGCACAAGAAATTGACGACGTCAATGTGAGCTCTACAAAAATTAGAAATGCGTTATTGGATGGAGATTTGGCTAAGGCCAATGAGTTTTTGGGGTATCGGTACTCCGTTTCCGGTAAGGTTATAAAAGGACAGGAAATTGGCCGCAGTATTGGTTTTCCCACGGCCAACTTAGAACCTGATGAATCCTACAAATTGATTCCCGGTAACGGAGTATACTCTGTGGCTGTTGATTATGATGGGAGAATCTATCGCGGAATGGCTAATCTCGGGAATCGCCCTACTGTGAGTGATTCTGAAGATCGAATTTTAGAAGTCAATCTATTTGAATTTGACGGAGACCTTTACGAAAAGGAAATCAAGGTTACCTTCGTGGATCGAATTCGCGATGAGATCAAATTTGAAAGCCTTGAACAACTTCGTGCCCAGCTTCAAAAGGATGCTACTGTGGCTGGTCGTCACCTCGACGATCTTTCTGACCACGATATCATTTACTAG
- a CDS encoding YkoF family thiamine/hydroxymethylpyrimidine-binding protein has translation MTATVEVSMYPLREDYEEQILAFLALLHRESELVIRVNAMSTQVKGDYDLVFETLKNATKEVYKNGVKASFVMKVLQADLDLGYSYDA, from the coding sequence ATGACCGCTACAGTAGAAGTATCCATGTATCCATTGCGCGAAGATTACGAAGAGCAGATTCTAGCTTTTCTCGCTTTGCTTCACAGAGAATCAGAATTGGTGATTCGTGTAAATGCTATGAGCACTCAGGTGAAAGGCGATTATGATTTGGTGTTCGAGACATTGAAGAATGCGACCAAGGAGGTTTATAAAAACGGAGTGAAAGCCTCATTCGTGATGAAGGTTTTGCAGGCAGATCTCGATTTGGGCTATAGTTATGACGCCTGA
- the pnuC gene encoding nicotinamide riboside transporter PnuC, with protein MTPETLEYTAVAFNIGYVILAARENIWCWPLGIIGSALSIWLFIDSKIYAESVLFTYYVIMGFYGWRAWNRGKSDSGKFEIRTLTIPIHLGILLGGYAATVGLFFLLKTFTDAEMPLLDSFTTIFSFIATWMVAKRIIENWLYWICINALTIYLYYSRDLNVYAMLSVVYTVLAVYGYFAWRKDFEKQTLTS; from the coding sequence ATGACGCCTGAAACGCTTGAATATACCGCCGTGGCTTTCAACATCGGATACGTGATATTGGCTGCGCGTGAGAATATTTGGTGTTGGCCATTGGGAATTATCGGATCTGCATTGAGCATTTGGCTTTTTATCGATTCGAAAATCTATGCCGAGTCGGTGCTATTCACATATTACGTTATCATGGGGTTTTACGGCTGGAGGGCTTGGAATCGAGGAAAAAGCGATTCCGGCAAATTTGAAATCAGAACCTTGACTATTCCGATTCACTTGGGTATTCTGCTTGGAGGATATGCCGCTACCGTTGGGCTTTTTTTTCTTCTGAAGACATTCACGGATGCTGAGATGCCACTGCTTGATTCCTTCACCACCATCTTTAGCTTCATTGCCACCTGGATGGTCGCCAAGAGAATCATCGAAAATTGGCTTTACTGGATTTGCATCAATGCCTTAACCATTTATCTTTATTATTCTCGCGATCTCAATGTCTATGCAATGCTTTCAGTGGTCTACACTGTTTTGGCCGTTTACGGTTATTTCGCTTGGCGAAAAGATTTTGAAAAACAAACCCTCACCTCATGA
- a CDS encoding AAA family ATPase, with amino-acid sequence MIRIAITGPESSGKSDLAKALAQHFDTTHAPEYARIYLEKNGPEYAYQDLDEICRGQIAQEQKALAAAKRICFFDTDMLVLKIWSKFRFGRVSNVIEQAMSERKYDHYLLCKPDLPWSLDPLRESPSDAERNVLFTFYRNELESGRCSYSIVEGEENERLHSAVSALERLKLV; translated from the coding sequence ATGATTCGCATTGCTATCACAGGTCCTGAAAGCAGCGGGAAGTCTGATTTGGCGAAAGCCTTAGCACAACATTTCGATACGACGCATGCCCCCGAGTATGCCCGCATATATTTGGAAAAGAACGGGCCCGAATATGCCTACCAAGACTTGGATGAGATTTGTCGAGGTCAAATAGCCCAGGAACAAAAGGCCTTGGCTGCGGCCAAAAGAATCTGCTTCTTCGATACCGATATGTTGGTTCTAAAAATCTGGTCGAAATTTCGCTTCGGCCGAGTTTCTAATGTCATCGAACAAGCCATGAGCGAAAGAAAATACGATCACTATTTGCTTTGCAAGCCCGATCTACCGTGGTCATTAGACCCTCTTCGCGAAAGTCCATCTGACGCAGAGCGGAATGTTTTATTCACTTTTTACCGAAATGAATTGGAAAGCGGTCGCTGCTCTTATTCCATCGTAGAAGGTGAGGAGAATGAACGACTTCATTCAGCAGTCAGCGCCTTAGAAAGGCTGAAGTTGGTTTAA